The Hordeum vulgare subsp. vulgare chromosome 7H, MorexV3_pseudomolecules_assembly, whole genome shotgun sequence DNA window TATTACTCCGGCAACTCAGCCTCATCCCCGGTACGCACTGCACCACCACGTACTACTTACAGTCCACACTGTACTAGTACTATACTGTAGTACGTTGGACAGATgcaggccggccggccggccggccgacAGGGATATAAGTGGTGCGTGCATGCATGCGATATAAGTGTACCATGTACACACACGTACACTAGGTGTACGCTCACGTTGCACATATGCAATACTGTATTACTGTAGACGACAGAGGGTGGTGGTTGGGAATGGGgacacagatgacatgatgcaatgGGTTAATTAATTCACTGTAATTTGCGAGTGGGAGCTTGAATTTTCTCTCGATGGGTCGACGTCATGGAAAGGGGGGCCTCAAGTAGTGGGTAGCAGGTTTAGTACTATCACAATTTGCACCATGAACCTATGAGAAAGTATAGCAAAGCTAAGTCATATTTAGTGTTTCTCTTCAATcatgaaaaattgaaaaaaaaatcagcgaGATATCATATACTCCTTCCTTCCTTCATACTACTTGACTTTGTGGAACTCACATGCGTCCTACATCTAGTTGCAGCGGCTTTGCGATGCAAAATGACTTCacacttaggccctgtttggaaccataatagattatgataatctggattatgaacatagattatataatctggtttataaaaataatccagatggacatgtttggaggccagattatataaactgtaaaccagcttttaaattgtacaatgacatgtttgccctctgtttacaaggaaaaataggaaagtggcggtggcactgcgtaattctcttgaagtttacaagggtaacacgtcatttgtaatccataatctcattttagctggggtagagcagaatatgagattataataatctgatcatctagtttataaaatctacaatataaactgtcctgtttggaaatacaatagattataaaaccagattatataatctgggtggttccaaacagggccttagcaaTATAACATGAATTAATGATCTATTAGTATTATTTTCGATGGACCTTGATAAGTGTTACATGTATGACACGGACACTTGGCAACTCCTGATGTTTTTAATGACAAATTTAGTGATGCGAGTATGACAagtttagttgtcaagcatgacaACTTTCTTATTATGGATGTAAATTTcagttttttttgtttgttttttcttttcagacGACAACTTTAGTTGTAAAAAATGCCTGAACTGAAGTGCAttatcattttattttttttaaacgaaGGCAAAAGCTTTGCCTCATCTATTAAATAAGAGAGCCATTTAGCATTCAAATGCATAGCTTTAGTGAAAGGACTACTTCACAGTTGGCACACCTACTGTTATTTTTCCATTTAGTGAAGTACTGCTGCTACTGGAATTGATCGAATATATAGAACGTGGACCTTTGCACGCGGAGACACCGGCATATGGCAAACTACTAACAAACCTTCATTACCGAGCTAGCCTTTTCTAGGGTCAAACACCACGTACATGCATCATGCATGCATGATGACGGATCGAGGATTGCAGATCCATCGACCATCGACATACCTTTTGAGCTGTCTTCCTTTCAAGAATTCAACGCCATGCATAATTAGCCTAATCTAAGTACGACAAATATCTGCATGTAATTAAGCACACTTGCCTATTTTACCGACCGTTCGATCTGCTGCAAAGTTGCAAATACTAACTGACGGTGTTATCCGTATGATATGCACAGATACGCGGCGTGGCCGGCGACCAGTCGTCGGCGCAGGAGGACGGGTGGGTCATCTGCAGGGTGTTCAAGAAGAAGAACATCGTCGTCCAGCACCAAGCTGCCCAGAGCATCGGCGGTGGCAAGCTGCGCGGCGCCGCTGCCATGGCGCGCAGCCAGAGCAACTGCTCGTCGACGGTGACCACCGACAGCGACCACGCCAGGGCGGCCCATATGCAGCAGCTGCTGCACTACTCCGGCAGCGACGACGCGCTCCACCACATCCTACCACACTACATGCATAGCCGATCTTCCACGACGCCGTGCAAGCAGGAGACCAAGCccaccaacccatcatcgtcagCGCTGGACCAGCTGATCAACAGCGCGTGCCACAGCGGCAGCAACACCCTACACGAGAAGTTCATGAAGCTCCCGCCGCTCGAGCACTACGTCCCAGGCGGGCTCCTGCCGCCGCCGACCGAGTACGGCGGCGACTGGGACGCTCTCGACCGGCTCGCGGCCTACGAGCTCAACGGCCTGTCCGACGCCGTGTCGACCAAGACGACGAATGGGGTGCCCTTCCTGCTCGACGAGCATGGCGGTAACATGCTACATGGTTCCTCCGTCACCGGTTCCGGCGACGGCGACCTGTGGAGCCTGGCGCGGTCGGTGTCATCGCTACAAGCTGAGTTGAGGATAACCTGTTTTAACGCTGTCGGATGTTGACACTATAAGGACATTTTCATGTACCGAGTTAATATGATTCATATTGAACGGACGCCCCATCTTTGGATAATATGCTATCACAATTAACTCCGATCTAGGGATTTGATACAAGATTTTGGGCCAGGGCGCCGGCGCACCGGCCCGAGGGCTCTCGCCGGTCGCACAGCAACCGTCAGATCAGGGGTCCTTGACCGTCAGATCTCGACTTCGCGCCGGTCgcacagcagccgccgccgcaaaCGCGAGCCCCCTCGCCGGCCATCCTCGCACGCGCCGACGTCCCAGCACGCGCCGACCGCCTCGCCTCCTCACCGCTGGTCGCCCTCACCGTCGGTCGCCGCCTCGGCCGCCCGTCGAAGCACCATGGATGCAGCTCCGGCTGCAGCATCAACCGTGTATAGGAAAGTTTCAACTGTGTATAGAAAAGTTTCAACCGTGTAtaaaaaaagtttcaaccgtTAAAAAAAACAGCTTCAACCAAAAAGTTCAACGAGGAAAAGTTGCAAACGTtgacagaaaaagcttcaactgtgtATGGAAAAAGTTTCAAACGCCGCTCCGGCTGCAGCATCTCGCGTGGTCACTcctcaaaaagtttcaaccgtgtaTGGCGGAAtgttgcaaccgttgacataAAATGCTACAACCATTGATGAAAAAAGCTGCAACCGTTGATGAAAATCGCTAAGGATAAAATCATAGCAGGAAGCATGGCGCCTTGCGAAAAAATGGTGGTAAAGGGGATGGAGGGGAGGGAGGGCGCAGAGCAACTCGTCGTCGCCTCAAAACGGGCTTTGCAAAAAGTGGCGGTGGTGAGGACTGTGGTGAGGACGTGTgttaggaggggggggggggggggggggtagaggggagggagggggtgcTTGAAGGCAACATCAATGACGGTTGTGGTGTTCATGGTGAGGGAGAGAAAAAGGGGATCGACTGAAGGAGAACGAAGGAAAGAAAACGAATGATGGAGAGTGTTCTCATGAGAAGATAAGGCCTAAAAGGGCGTTGGTTCAGAAAAAAAAAGTTAAATCTGATGCATTCGACCGCTACGAATCTGACGCGTAGCGTGCGTCCGGCGGAACGTTGCGGCGTATAAACGTTTATCAAGATTTTGTGAGCGGAAGGGGAAGTCTGAGAGAGGAGAGGCGCCGCGTGTAGTCTATTTTCTTCATAAGTATAGATCTAGGCTTGCCGCGAAAGGGTTCCCACAAATTCAAGTACTAGATTACCATGAGGCTCTCTGGCCGAAGCAATGCTTAAGCTATGTGGATTATGTTGGTAATTTCTGCATATCCTGATTATGAGATATGATAGATGGACGTCAAAATTACTTTCTAAATGAAAACTTTGAGTGGATGTATACATGCCACATCCGAAAAGTTTTATTGATGGTAAGGATGCCGGTACGGTGTGCTTTTTCGACGAGACTTCTTACAACAATTAAAGAGTCATTTCTAAtcctatatgtagatgacatatatattaggcattaagatctacgaagatagatcaagacacctaATATCACTTAGCCAGAGCACGTACATTAAACTGCAAAAGTATCCAAgatcacacggatctgaatgtgtacCTAATGACGAAGCCACTGGTGTAAGTTATGTAAACAAGATTATTGAGTCTAATGCAActatgcaagtgggagattgttgaaaATATGACTTACGTGTAATAATATTTGAGTATTATTTCTTCCAAGCTTATAATTAATGCTTATATTCTACTCCCTCTGTCACGGTTTAAAAGGCACGGTTAAACTTGCGTGTGTtttcaaaatagacaaggtttaaggcgtgaAAGCAATTACTCTCATTAATTGgtactagtactactcatgcatgcgccctcctaatttgctgctcacgcattagtaatagtattttctcagttgattaggcgcattagcatctacacctactacatctcacaaccagtcGGTGACTATCTTGATCCCAGAGATTTTCCAagcatgccttctaaaccgtgacggagggagtatgttataTCCTGGCAATGTAGATGCATCAGTTCCTGTTTTGAAGATAGATAGATGGAAGACGGCGACGGTCGCCTCTGAGAGTGCGCCGGACCGGTGTGCGCCCTAGACCCGACATTGTGACTTGGCTGGAGCCTCTGGCTTTATATTTTAGATTTTGGTGTGAAGTCTGTTTGATATTCGGTTCGGATTTTCGGCACCCATTCATCAAGTGGATAGGTCGTTGTTGTTGAGATGATGGCTTCAGACTTAGTGATGTATTAATTTACGAAGtctttatgaataattaataaagtggTTACATGCATCGTTCAGATGCAGAGACGGGGCCTTCCtccttttaaaaaataaaataaaattgtaatAATCTTACTCTCTTTTTTGAAAAGGAACAATCTTACTCGTGAGCTCTATCTTCCCTTGTTTCTGGAGCCAGATGCTAATTTGAGAGAGGTTTTTTGTTAAAAATGCTAGACATACAAAGAGTTACACAAGGTTACACGCTGTCTAGGAATCTTTCTTTCTAACTAATCATTCCCTCCTTGATTTTCAAAAAGGATGGGGCCCTCACCCCCCTTAATCTCCAATCAAAATCCATCTGTTTTTAAAACCCATGTAAAGTTATGGATGTGTAGCATTGTTGATTTTCTACACACCACGTCAGGTAGCACATCACTAAACATAGATAATATATTTTTCAATTTTTAGTTATTTTTCCTTTGTCAAATGCGCCTGTCTGTCTTGTCCGGTTGCCTGCACGCCAGAAGCTTCAGGCATCGTGGATTACCAATTTACCATACAGTTGAACCGAAGCTACACCTGACCTAAACCCAGCAGGGGACACTCCAGACAACTCTCGAACTGAAGACTCCTCCAGGCTAGGAAGAATGTTTCCTAGAGCAGGGGCGACCACCTACATGTGTTGTATGCATCAGAAAGAGACCGTCGCCATATTGCTGGCAATCTTCCTGCTCATACATTTTGTTTCTGATGGGTCGCTGCTCTGATTTGTATGGTggtacctatatatatatatatatatatatatgtcgttTGGTGCGGGTGAGTCCAGAATGGTCCTCCGAAATGGAATTGCTTTGTCTGTTCAGGACAAGGCGTCGAGGCAGCCTAGGAAATCATGTATCCTGTAGGTAACCAGGTGGCCTATGCAACACATGTAATAGTTGTATGCACACGCAAACCTTTTTCGAAAAGATGAAAATTTTCTTAAAATTTGCCTGTCTTTAAGAGTGCAGATTTTATCGAAGAAAAAACAAACAGTGCAATTTGATCTGTGCCAGTGCTGAAGAAGGTCCATTATCAACTCAGCTCAAAATCATTCAGCCACTAGTTGCTGCTACCTAGGATTTCTAGCACTATATACTTCTGTCCTTATACGTGGGTGGTGGGGTCTTAGGTGCTGCTAACGTAGACCATTAGACGTCCGGTCCACGACGGCAACGTAGTGGCCGCAGACGGTGCATGCGGGAGGAGTTACGTGGACAGTCGCCGGCTACTGGCCGG harbors:
- the LOC123410487 gene encoding NAC domain-containing protein 66-like yields the protein MSISVNGQSVVPPGFRFHPTEEELLTYYLAKKVASQRIDLDVIPNVDLNKLEPWDIQERCRIGTGPQNDWYLFSHKDKKYPTGTRTNRATTVGFWKATGRDKAIYSGAGSGRIGMRKTLVFYKGRAPHGHKSDWIMHEYRLDAATNPAFAAGDASTCYYSGNSASSPIRGVAGDQSSAQEDGWVICRVFKKKNIVVQHQAAQSIGGGKLRGAAAMARSQSNCSSTVTTDSDHARAAHMQQLLHYSGSDDALHHILPHYMHSRSSTTPCKQETKPTNPSSSALDQLINSACHSGSNTLHEKFMKLPPLEHYVPGGLLPPPTEYGGDWDALDRLAAYELNGLSDAVSTKTTNGVPFLLDEHGGNMLHGSSVTGSGDGDLWSLARSVSSLQAELRITCFNAVGC